A genomic window from Phoenix dactylifera cultivar Barhee BC4 unplaced genomic scaffold, palm_55x_up_171113_PBpolish2nd_filt_p 000007F, whole genome shotgun sequence includes:
- the LOC103723684 gene encoding cytochrome P450 81Q32-like, producing the protein MQKPLKQMNARGEQEPKMDIIHYAAIFLSILLLLLFTRLDRGKNSPPCPPSLPILGHLHLLKKPLHRSLVALSARYGPVISLRFGSRPILVVSSSDAAEECFSKNDVIFANRPRYLAGKYLGYNYTSMIWASYGHHWRNLRRIATVEIFSTDRLHSFSGLRREEVMALIRRLVIDSNGKNGFRKVELKKRLFELTLNVMMRMIAGKRYYGEDEEDSEEARRFQEMVEETFALNVMTNLGDFLPIIRLLDHGGVKRKLMRLHEKRDAFMQGLIDEHRRGDGCSVSHKAGAGGGGEGRRKTIVDVLLSLQRGDPEYHTDEMIKALLVVPLVAGTDTTAVTIEWAMSLLLNHPAALKKAREELDLQVGQDRLVDESDLPKLPFLHAVINETLRLFPPAPILAPHESSEDCIVGGDRVPRGTVLLVNLWAIQRDPKLWPEPTSFRPERLLEDGREKEHGMLPFGLGRRGCPGEGLAMRVVGLALGALVQCFEWDCSGDPVDLSEGVGITVPKAVPLVAGYKPRPFATSLVDERVEG; encoded by the exons ATGCAGAAACCATTGAAACAAATGAACGCCCGGGGAGAACAAGAACCAAAGATGGATATCATCCACTACGCGGCCATCTTCTTAtcaatcctcctcctcctcctctttaccCGACTCGACCGAGGCAAGAACTCGCCACCTTGTCCTCCTTCTCTCCCCATACTTGGCCATCTCCACCTCCTAAAGAAACCCCTCCACCGCTCCCTCGTTGCTCTCTCCGCCCGTTATGGCCCAGTCATCTCTCTGCGCTTCGGATCCCGGCCCATCCTCGTAGTCTCCTCGTCCGATGCCGCTGAGGAATGCTTCTCCAAGAACGATGTCATCTTCGCCAACCGCCCCCGCTACCTCGCCGGGAAATACCTTGGCTACAATTACACTTCCATGATCTGGGCTTCCTACGGCCATCACTGGCGGAACCTACGGCGAATCGCCACCGTCGAAATCTTCTCAACAGATCGACTCCACTCGTTCTCCGGATTACGGAGAGAGGAGGTCATGGCCTTGATTAGACGACTTGTTATCGATTCTAACGGCAAGAACGGGTTTCGGAAGGTGGAGCTGAAGAAGAGGTTATTTGAACTAACGTTAAAcgtgatgatgaggatgatcgCCGGAAAGCGGTATTatggggaggatgaagaggactcAGAGGAGGCCAGGAGGTTCCAAGAGATGGTGGAGGAGACGTTTGCGTTGAATGTCATGACGAATCTTGGTGACTTCTTGCCAATCATCCGATTGCTGGATCATGGAGGGGTGAAGAGGAAGTTGATGAGGTTGCACGAGAAGAGGGATGCCTTCATGCAGGGCCTGATTGATGAGCATAGAAGAGGTGATGGTTGTTCTGTCTCTCATAAAGCAGGGGCAGGCGGAGGaggggagggaaggaggaaGACTATTGTTGACGTATTGTTGTCTCTCCAACGAGGTGACCCGGAATACCATACGGATGAAATGATCAAAGCCCTTCTCGTG GTGCCGTTAGTGGCCGGCACGGATACTACGGCTGTAACAATAGAGTGGGCCATGTCGCTCCTGCTGAACCACCCAGCGGCATTGAAGAAGGCCAGAGAAGAGCTCGACCTCCAGGTCGGACAAGACCGCCTCGTAGACGAATCGGACCTCCCCAAGCTCCCATTCCTCCACGCCGTCATCAACGAGACTCTCCGGCTGTTCCCTCCAGCTCCGATCCTTGCACCCCACGAGTCGTCGGAGGACTGCATCGTCGGAGGCGACCGCGTGCCGCGCGGCACAGTTTTGCTCGTCAACTTGTGGGCGATCCAGAGGGACCCCAAGCTCTGGCCGGAGCCGACCAGCTTCAGGCCGGAGAGGCTTCTGGAAGATGGAAGGGAGAAGGAGCATGGGATGCTGCCGTTTGGGTTGGGGAGAAGAGGGTGTCCCGGCGAGGGCCTGGCCATGCGCGTGGTGGGGCTGGCGCTGGGGGCCTTGGTCCAGTGCTTTGAGTGGGACTGCAGTGGCGATCCAGTGGATTTGAGCGAGGGAGTAGGGATCACCGTGCCCAAGGCCGTGCCTTTGGTGGCAGGGTATAAGCCAAGGCCGTTTGCGACAAGCCTGGTTGACGAGAGAGTTGAAGGTTAG
- the LOC103700947 gene encoding LOW QUALITY PROTEIN: myb-related protein P-like (The sequence of the model RefSeq protein was modified relative to this genomic sequence to represent the inferred CDS: deleted 1 base in 1 codon) — protein sequence MGRAPACCEKVGLKKRRWTAEEDEILIKYIAANGEGSWRSLPKNAGMLRCGKSCRLRWINYLRADLKGGNISKEEEEEIIIKLHATLGNR from the exons ATGGGAAGAGCTCCT GCATGCTGTGAGAAGGTGGGGCTGAAGAAGAGGAGGTGGACGGCAGAGGAGGATGAGATACTGATCAAGTACATTGCGGCCAATGGAGAAGGGTCCTGGAGGTCCTTGCCTAAGAATGCAG GCATGTTGAGGTGCGGCAAGAGCTGCAGGCTAAGGTGGATAAACTACCTCAGAGCTGACCTCAAGGGAGGCAACATttcgaaggaggaggaggaggagatcatCATCAAACTCCATGCCACTTTAGGAAACCGGTaa
- the LOC103723686 gene encoding mannose-1-phosphate guanyltransferase alpha-like isoform X1, whose product MTSSQERVVAVILVGGPTKGTRFRPLSLNVPKPLFPLAGQPMIHHPISVCKRIPNLAQIYLIGFYEEREFALYVSSISNELRIPVRYLKEDKPHGSAGGLYNFRDYVMEDNPSHIFLLNCDVCCSFPLPEMLEAHKRYGGMGTVLVIKVSAESANQFGELVADPITNEVLHYTEKPETFVSDLINCGVYVFTQDIFTAIQDAIMRRNDRANWHRETSLEALQSATNRALLPADFVRLDQDILSPLSGKKMLYTYETIDFWEQIKTPGMSLKCSALYLSQFRHTSPHLLAGGGDTRCATIVGDVYIHPSAKVHLTAKIGPNVSISANARIGAGVRLISCLILDDVEIKENAVVINSIVGWKSSIGRWARVQGDGDYNAKLGITILGEAVAVEDEVVVVNSIVLPNKTLNISVQEEIIL is encoded by the exons ATGACGAGCTCTCAAGAGAGGGTGGTCGCCGTGATCTTGGTCGGCGGACCCACAAAAG GTACTCGGTTCCGGCCGCTGTCGCTGAACGTTCCGAAGCCGCTCTTCCCCTTGGCCGGCCAGCCTATGATTCACCATCCCATATCCGTCTGTAAAAGA ATTCCAAATCTGGCTCAGATTTATCTGATTGGCTTCTATGAGGAGCGGGAGTTTGCTCTCTATGTGTCGTCTATTTCTAATGAGCTTAGAATTCCTGTTCG ATATTTGAAGGAGGACAAGCCACATGGCTCGGCTGGTGGTCTGTACAACTTCAGGGACTATGTTATGGAAGATAATCCA TCTCATATATTTTTGCTGAATTGTGATGTTTGCTGCAGCTTTCCTCTGCCAGAAATGCTTG AAGCCCATAAAAGATATGGTGGCATGGGCACTGTTTTAGTAATCAAG GTGTCTGCTGAATCAGCGAACCAGTTTGGTGAGTTGGTCGCTGATCCCATCACAAATGAAGTGTTGCACTACACGGAGAAACCAGAGACATTT GTAAGTGATCTCATAAACTGTGGTGTCTATGTATTTACACAAGATATCTTTACTGCCATCCAGGATGCCATCATGCGGCGGAATGACAGAG CTAATTGGCACCGTGAAACCAGCTTGGAAGCTCTTCAATCAGCAACTAA CAGGGCCCTTCTTCCTGCAGATTTTGTTCGACTGGATCAAGATATCTTGTCTCCCCTTTCTGGGAAGAAAATGCTCTATACATATGAGACTATTGACTTCTGGGAACAGATCAAGACTCCAGG GATGTCTTTGAAATGTTCTGCATTGTATCTCTCCCAATTTCGGCATACCTCTCCACATCTTCTAGCAGGTGGTGGTGACACCAGGTGTGCAACTATTGTTGGTGATGTTTATATTCATCCATCAGCCAAAGTGCACTTAACTGCAAAG ATTGGCCCAAATGTCTCGATTTCTGCAAATGCTCGTATAGGGGCTGGTGTAAGGCTCATCAGTTGCCTCATTCTAGATGATGTTGAAATTAAG GAAAATGCAGTTGTCATAAATTCTATTGTCGGCTGGAAGTCATCTATTGGGAGATGGGCACGTGTACAG GGTGACGGGGATTACAATGCAAAACTTGGGATTACTATCCTTG GAGAAGCTGTGGCAGTTGAAGATGAGGTGGTGGTGGTTAACAGCATCGTCCTACCAAACAAAACCCTAAACATTAGTGTACAAGAAGAGATCATCCTGTAA
- the LOC103699120 gene encoding cytochrome P450 81Q32-like: METATFYYCAVLFLALLFTSKSFFQSKNARLRSPPTGPLALPVVGHLHLLRQPIHRTLSAISARHGPLLLLRFGSRPVLLVSSPSAAEDCFTVNDITFANRPQILSSKHFGYDCTTLGASPYGPHWRNLRRIATLEIFSPARVAAFSASRAAEVRSLLRHLFGDGDRAEFRKVEMKSRFSELTFNVAMQMIAGRRYYGAEATEVAEEGRRFRRVIEEAFLVAGASTLEDFLPWVRWAGWNSAEKRMARLAREMDELFQEMVEERRKKRGREEGKTTIIDVMLEMQEAEPGYYTDEIIKGIILNLISAGTDTSAGTMEWALALLLNHPEALKKAKAEIDMQVGHARLVTDHDLRNLHYLQNVIKETLRLFPAGPLLLPHESSEQCVVQGYSVPRGTMLLVNAYAIQRDPQLWTNPFEFRPERFDEGEGEGYKNIPFGSGRRRCPGEGLAMRTMGLALGSLIQCFEWKRTREEEVDMTEGLGLTMPKAEPLEALYKPCGNMTDVLSQI, translated from the exons ATGGAAACGGCCACCTTCTACTACTGTGCGGTGCTCTTCTTGGCCCTCCTCTTTACTTCCAAAAGCTTCTTCCAATCCAAGAACGCCCGTCTCCGAAGTCCACCCACCGGTCCCCTCGCCCTCCCCGTCGTCGgccacctccacctcctccgccaGCCCATCCACCGCACCCTCTCCGCCATCTCCGCCCGCCAcggccctctcctcctcctccgcttcGGCTCCCGCCCCGTCCTCCTCGTCTCCTCCCCCTCCGCCGCCGAGGACTGCTTCACCGTCAATGACATCACCTTCGCCAACCGCCCCCAGATCCTCTCCAGCAAGCACTTCGGCTACGACTGCACCACCCTCGGCGCCTCCCCCTACGGCCCCCACTGGCGCAACCTCCGCCGCATCGCCACCCTCGAGATCTTCTCCCCCGCCCGAGTTGCTGCCTTCTCTGCCTCCCGTGCTGCTGAGGTCCGGTCGCTCCTCCGCCACCTCTTCGGCGACGGAGATAGAGCCGAGTTCAGGAAGGTGGAGATGAAGTCGAGGTTCTCGGAGCTGACGTTTAATGTGGCCATGCAGATGATAGCCGGGAGGAGGTACTACGGGGCGGAGGCCACGGAGGTGGCAGAGGAGGGGCGGCGGTTCCGGCGAGTTATCGAGGAGGCGTTTTTGGTGGCCGGGGCATCGACTTTGGAGGACTTCTTGCCATGGGTGAGGTGGGCAGGGTGGAACAGTGCCGAGAAAAGGATGGCGAGGTTAGCGAGGGAGATGGACGAGTTGTTCCAAGAGATGGTGGAGGAGCgaagaaagaagaggggaagagaggagGGAAAGACAACTATTATCGATGTTATGTTGGAGATGCAGGAGGCCGAGCCTGGTTACTACACCGACGAGATCATCAAAGGAATAATTCTG AACCTAATATCAGCGGGAACGGACACTTCTGCTGGAACCATGGAGTGGGCATTGGCCTTGCTTCTCAATCATCCAGAGGCATTAAAGAAGGCCAAAGCCGAGATAGACATGCAAGTCGGTCATGCCCGGTTGGTCACTGACCATGACCTTCGCAATCTCCACTACCTCCAGAATGTCATCAAAGAAACCCTTCGTCTATTCCCAGCAGGCCCTCTTCTCCTGCCGCACGAGTCATCCGAGCAGTGTGTCGTACAGGGATATAGTGTTCCACGCGGCACGATGTTATTGGTTAATGCTTATGCCATACAAAGGGACCCACAGCTATGGACGAATCCCTTCGAGTTTAGGCCAGAGAGGTTTGATgaaggagagggggagggataCAAGAACATCCCCTTTGGGTCTGGAAGGAGGAGGTGCCCGGGGGAGGGCTTGGCCATGAGAACTATGGGGTTAGCCTTGGGGTCTCTGATTCAGTGTTTTGAGTGGAAGAGAacgagggaggaggaggtggacaTGACTGAAGGCTTGGGGCTCACTATGCCCAAGGCTGAACCCTTGGAGGCCTTGTACAAGCCATGTGGAAACATGACCGACGTTCTTTCTCAAATATGA
- the LOC103723685 gene encoding WD40 repeat-containing protein HOS15-like isoform X2, translating into MSKSTVTSTELNYLVFRYLQGSGLEPMDITPSSQSVPCEISSSDVTILEGHSSEVFACAWSPAGSLLASGSGDSTARIWTISDGPCGSNMQISPPNVHVLKHFEDRTNEKSKDVTTLDWNEEGTLLATGSYDGQARIWNREGELKNTLIKHKGPIFSLKWNKKGDFLLSGSVDKTAIVWDTKTWECKQQFEFHSAPTLDVDWRNNNSFATCSTDNMIYVCKIGENRPVKGFSGHQGEVNAIKWDPTGSLLASCSDDRTAKIWSLKQDKYLYDFKGHNKEIYTIRWSPAGAGTNNPNQQLVLASASFDSTIKLWEVELGRLLYSLNGHRQAVYSVAFSPNGEYLASGSLDQCLHIWSVREGRILKTYRGGGGIFEVCWSREGDKIAACYSNNTVCVMDFRM; encoded by the exons ATGTCGAAATCCACTGTTACCTCCACCGAGCTCAATTACCTCGTCTTCCGGTACCTCCAGGGATCAG GTCTTGAACCCATGGATATCACCCCTAGCTCACAATCAGTGCCTTGTGAGATTTCTAGTTCTGATGTAACCATTTTGGAAGGACACAGTTCTGAG gTCTTTGCTTGTGCATGGAGCCCAGCGGGTTCACTTCTAGCATCTGG TTCTGGAGACTCAACAGCAAGAATTTGGACAATTTCAGATGGCCCTTGTGGTTCCAATATGCAAATTTCACCTCCAAATGTACATGTTCTGAAACATTTTGAGGATAGAACTAATGAAAAAAGCAAGGATGTCACGACCCTAGATTGGAAT GAAGAAGGTACGCTACTTGCAACAGGTTCCTATGATGGGCAGGCAAGAATATGGAATAGGGAAG GGGAATTGAAGAATACTTTAATTAAACATAAAGGACCAATTTTCTCCCTGAAATGGAATAAGAAGGGTGATTTTCTCCTTAGTGGAAGTGTAGATAAAACTGCTATTGTGTGGGATACAAAGACATGGGAGTGTAAGCAACAATTTGAATTTCACTCGg CTCCGACACTTGATGTTGATTGGAGAAACAATAATTCTTTTGCAACATGCTCAACAGACAACATGATTTATGTTTGTAAGATTGGTGAAAATCGCCCAGTTAAAGGTTTCTCCGGGCATCAG GGTGAAGTTAATGCCATCAAATGGGATCCAACTGGTTCACTGTTGGCTTCATGTTCTGATGATAGGACTGCCAAG ATTTGGAGTCTGAAGCAGGACAAATATTTGTACGACTTCAAGGGGCATAACAAG GAAATATACACTATTAGATGGAGCCCTGCAGGTGCAGGTacaaacaacccaaatcagcaATTGGTACTGGCAAG TGCATCTTTTGACTCAACCATAAAGTTATGGGAAGTTGAGCTAGGACGCCTTCTGTACAGCTTAAATGGCCACAG GCAAGCAGTATACTCTGTGGCATTTAGCCCAAATGGTGAGTATCTAGCAAGCGGGTCATTGGATCAATGCCTGCATATTTGGTCAGTGAGAGAAGGGAGGATTTTGAAGACTTACAGGGGAGGCGGTGGCATTTTCGAAGTCTGTTGGAGCAGGGAAGGTGACAAAATTGCAGCCTGTTACTCCAACAACACTGTATGTGTGATGGATTTCAGAATGTAG
- the LOC103723685 gene encoding WD40 repeat-containing protein HOS15-like isoform X1, protein MSKSTVTSTELNYLVFRYLQGSGFTHSSFALGYEAGISKSDIDGNTVPPGALVTIVQKGLQYIELEANLDTSELDVDDDFSLLQPLDLITKDVKELQQIIREKKKKKLLKERNKDKEKDKEYVQEHERQLGGERERERQDRDKDQERNKEKIERDKKQEREKEKQRAERKDKARLDENGGCGGLEPMDITPSSQSVPCEISSSDVTILEGHSSEVFACAWSPAGSLLASGSGDSTARIWTISDGPCGSNMQISPPNVHVLKHFEDRTNEKSKDVTTLDWNEEGTLLATGSYDGQARIWNREGELKNTLIKHKGPIFSLKWNKKGDFLLSGSVDKTAIVWDTKTWECKQQFEFHSAPTLDVDWRNNNSFATCSTDNMIYVCKIGENRPVKGFSGHQGEVNAIKWDPTGSLLASCSDDRTAKIWSLKQDKYLYDFKGHNKEIYTIRWSPAGAGTNNPNQQLVLASASFDSTIKLWEVELGRLLYSLNGHRQAVYSVAFSPNGEYLASGSLDQCLHIWSVREGRILKTYRGGGGIFEVCWSREGDKIAACYSNNTVCVMDFRM, encoded by the exons ATGTCGAAATCCACTGTTACCTCCACCGAGCTCAATTACCTCGTCTTCCGGTACCTCCAGGGATCAG GTTTTACACACTCATCCTTTGCTTTAGGATACGAGGCGGGTATCAGCAAAAGTGATATTGATGGAAATACCGTCCCGCCTGGTGCTCTTGTTACGATTGTGCAAAAAGGCCTTCAATATATAGAGTTGGAAGCAAACTTAGACACT AGTGAGTTGGATGTTGATGATGACTTTTCTCTGTTACAACCTTTGGATCTTATCACAAAAGATGTCAAAGAACTGCAACAAATtataagagagaagaagaagaaaaaacttCTGAAGGAACGCAATAAAGATAAGGAAAAGGATAAGGAATATGTTCAAGAACATGAACGGCAACTTGGAggcgagagggagagagaaagacaGGATAGAGACAAAGATCAGGAGAGGAATAAAGAGAAAATAGAAAGGGAcaaaaaacaagagagagaaaaagaaaagcaacgTGCGGAGCGCAAAGATAAGGCCAGACTCGATGAAAATGGGGGTTGTGGAG GTCTTGAACCCATGGATATCACCCCTAGCTCACAATCAGTGCCTTGTGAGATTTCTAGTTCTGATGTAACCATTTTGGAAGGACACAGTTCTGAG gTCTTTGCTTGTGCATGGAGCCCAGCGGGTTCACTTCTAGCATCTGG TTCTGGAGACTCAACAGCAAGAATTTGGACAATTTCAGATGGCCCTTGTGGTTCCAATATGCAAATTTCACCTCCAAATGTACATGTTCTGAAACATTTTGAGGATAGAACTAATGAAAAAAGCAAGGATGTCACGACCCTAGATTGGAAT GAAGAAGGTACGCTACTTGCAACAGGTTCCTATGATGGGCAGGCAAGAATATGGAATAGGGAAG GGGAATTGAAGAATACTTTAATTAAACATAAAGGACCAATTTTCTCCCTGAAATGGAATAAGAAGGGTGATTTTCTCCTTAGTGGAAGTGTAGATAAAACTGCTATTGTGTGGGATACAAAGACATGGGAGTGTAAGCAACAATTTGAATTTCACTCGg CTCCGACACTTGATGTTGATTGGAGAAACAATAATTCTTTTGCAACATGCTCAACAGACAACATGATTTATGTTTGTAAGATTGGTGAAAATCGCCCAGTTAAAGGTTTCTCCGGGCATCAG GGTGAAGTTAATGCCATCAAATGGGATCCAACTGGTTCACTGTTGGCTTCATGTTCTGATGATAGGACTGCCAAG ATTTGGAGTCTGAAGCAGGACAAATATTTGTACGACTTCAAGGGGCATAACAAG GAAATATACACTATTAGATGGAGCCCTGCAGGTGCAGGTacaaacaacccaaatcagcaATTGGTACTGGCAAG TGCATCTTTTGACTCAACCATAAAGTTATGGGAAGTTGAGCTAGGACGCCTTCTGTACAGCTTAAATGGCCACAG GCAAGCAGTATACTCTGTGGCATTTAGCCCAAATGGTGAGTATCTAGCAAGCGGGTCATTGGATCAATGCCTGCATATTTGGTCAGTGAGAGAAGGGAGGATTTTGAAGACTTACAGGGGAGGCGGTGGCATTTTCGAAGTCTGTTGGAGCAGGGAAGGTGACAAAATTGCAGCCTGTTACTCCAACAACACTGTATGTGTGATGGATTTCAGAATGTAG
- the LOC103723691 gene encoding cytochrome P450 81Q32-like, which translates to MNARGDQEPKMDIIHYAAIFLSILLLLLFTRLDRGKNSPPCPPSLPILGHLHLLKKPLHRSLVALSARYGPVISLRFGSRPILVVSSPDAAEECFSKNDVIFANRPRLLAGKYLGYNYTSMVWASYGHHWRNLRRIATVEIFSTARLHSFSGLRREEVMALIRRLVIDSNGKNGFRKVELKKRLFELTLNVMMRMIAGKRYYGEDEEDSEEARRFQEIVEETFASNIMTNLGDFLPILRLLDHGGVKRKLMRLQEKRDDFMQGLIDEHRRGDRCPVSHKAVAGGGGEGRRKTIVDVLLSLQQGDPEYHTDEMIKALLVVLLAAGTDTTAVTIEWAMSLLLNHPEALKEAREELDLQVGQDRLVDESDLPKLPFLHAIINETLRLFPPAPIVPPHESSEDCIVGGYRVPRGTVLLVNVWAIQRDPKLWPEPTSFRPERLLEAGREKEHGMLPFGLGRRGCPGEGLAMRVVGLALGALVQCFEWDCSGDPVDLSEEAGITMPKAVPLVAGYKPRRFATSLVDERVEG; encoded by the exons ATGAACGCCCGGGGAGACCAAGAACCAAAGATGGATATCATCCACTACGCGGCCATCTTCTTAtcaatcctcctcctcctcctcttcaccCGACTCGACCGAGGCAAGAACTCGCCACCTTGTCCTCCTTCTCTCCCCATACTTGGCCATCTCCACCTCCTAAAGAAACCCCTCCACCGCTCCCTCGTTGCTCTCTCCGCCCGTTATGGCCCAGTCATCTCTCTGCGCTTCGGATCCCGGCCCATCCTCGTAGTCTCCTCGCCCGATGCCGCTGAGGAATGCTTCTCCAAGAACGATGTCATCTTCGCCAACCGCCCCCGCCTCCTCGCCGGGAAATACCTCGGCTACAATTACACTTCCATGGTCTGGGCTTCCTACGGCCACCACTGGCGGAACCTACGGCGAATCGCCACCGTCGAAATCTTCTCAACAGCTCGACTCCACTCGTTCTCCGGATTACGGAGAGAGGAGGTCATGGCCTTGATTAGACGACTTGTTATCGACTCTAACGGCAAGAACGGGTTTCGGAAGGTGGAGCTGAAGAAGAGGTTATTTGAACTAACGTTAAAcgtgatgatgaggatgatcgCCGGAAAGCGGTATTatggggaggatgaagaggactcAGAGGAGGCCAGGAGGTTCCAAGAGATTGTGGAGGAGACGTTTGCGTCGAATATCATGACGAATCTTGGTGACTTCTTGCCAATCCTCCGATTGCTGGATCATGGAGGGGTGAAGAGGAAGTTAATGAGGTTGCAGGAGAAGAGGGATGACTTCATGCAGGGCCTGATTGATGAGCATAGAAGAGGTGATCGTTGTCCTGTCTCTCATAAAGCAGTGGCAGGCGGAGGaggggaaggaagaaggaagactaTTGTTGACGTATTGTTGTCTCTCCAACAAGGTGACCCGGAATACCATACGGATGAAATGATCAAAGCCCTTCTCGTG GTGCTGTTAGCGGCCGGCACGGATACTACGGCTGTAACAATAGAGTGGGCCATGTCGCTCCTGCTGAACCACCCAGAGGCATTGAAGGAGGCCAGAGAAGAGCTCGACCTCCAGGTCGGACAAGACCGCCTCGTAGACGAATCGGACCTCCCCAAGCTCCCATTCCTCCACGCCATCATCAACGAGACTCTCCGGCTGTTCCCTCCAGCTCCGATCGTGCCACCCCACGAGTCCTCGGAGGACTGCATCGTCGGAGGCTACCGCGTGCCGCGCGGCACAGTTTTGCTCGTCAACGTGTGGGCGATCCAGAGGGACCCCAAGCTCTGGCCGGAGCCGACGAGCTTCAGGCCGGAGAGGCTCCTGGAAGCTGGAAGGGAGAAGGAGCATGGAATGCTGCCGTTTGGGTTGGGGAGAAGAGGATGTCCCGGCGAGGGCCTGGCCATGCGCGTGGTGGGGCTGGCGCTGGGGGCCTTGGTCCAGTGCTTTGAGTGGGACTGCAGTGGTGATCCAGTGGATTTGAGCGAGGAAGCAGGGATCACCATGCCCAAGGCCGTGCCTTTGGTGGCAGGGTATAAGCCAAGGCGGTTTGCGACAAGCCTGGTTGACGAGAGAGTTGAAGGTTAG
- the LOC103723686 gene encoding mannose-1-phosphate guanyltransferase alpha-like isoform X2, translating to MTSSQERVVAVILVGGPTKGTRFRPLSLNVPKPLFPLAGQPMIHHPISVCKRIPNLAQIYLIGFYEEREFALYVSSISNELRIPVRYLKEDKPHGSAGGLYNFRDYVMEDNPSHIFLLNCDVCCSFPLPEMLEAHKRYGGMGTVLVIKVSAESANQFGELVADPITNEVLHYTEKPETFVSDLINCGVYVFTQDIFTAIQDAIMRRNDRANWHRETSLEALQSATKALLPADFVRLDQDILSPLSGKKMLYTYETIDFWEQIKTPGMSLKCSALYLSQFRHTSPHLLAGGGDTRCATIVGDVYIHPSAKVHLTAKIGPNVSISANARIGAGVRLISCLILDDVEIKENAVVINSIVGWKSSIGRWARVQGDGDYNAKLGITILGEAVAVEDEVVVVNSIVLPNKTLNISVQEEIIL from the exons ATGACGAGCTCTCAAGAGAGGGTGGTCGCCGTGATCTTGGTCGGCGGACCCACAAAAG GTACTCGGTTCCGGCCGCTGTCGCTGAACGTTCCGAAGCCGCTCTTCCCCTTGGCCGGCCAGCCTATGATTCACCATCCCATATCCGTCTGTAAAAGA ATTCCAAATCTGGCTCAGATTTATCTGATTGGCTTCTATGAGGAGCGGGAGTTTGCTCTCTATGTGTCGTCTATTTCTAATGAGCTTAGAATTCCTGTTCG ATATTTGAAGGAGGACAAGCCACATGGCTCGGCTGGTGGTCTGTACAACTTCAGGGACTATGTTATGGAAGATAATCCA TCTCATATATTTTTGCTGAATTGTGATGTTTGCTGCAGCTTTCCTCTGCCAGAAATGCTTG AAGCCCATAAAAGATATGGTGGCATGGGCACTGTTTTAGTAATCAAG GTGTCTGCTGAATCAGCGAACCAGTTTGGTGAGTTGGTCGCTGATCCCATCACAAATGAAGTGTTGCACTACACGGAGAAACCAGAGACATTT GTAAGTGATCTCATAAACTGTGGTGTCTATGTATTTACACAAGATATCTTTACTGCCATCCAGGATGCCATCATGCGGCGGAATGACAGAG CTAATTGGCACCGTGAAACCAGCTTGGAAGCTCTTCAATCAGCAACTAA GGCCCTTCTTCCTGCAGATTTTGTTCGACTGGATCAAGATATCTTGTCTCCCCTTTCTGGGAAGAAAATGCTCTATACATATGAGACTATTGACTTCTGGGAACAGATCAAGACTCCAGG GATGTCTTTGAAATGTTCTGCATTGTATCTCTCCCAATTTCGGCATACCTCTCCACATCTTCTAGCAGGTGGTGGTGACACCAGGTGTGCAACTATTGTTGGTGATGTTTATATTCATCCATCAGCCAAAGTGCACTTAACTGCAAAG ATTGGCCCAAATGTCTCGATTTCTGCAAATGCTCGTATAGGGGCTGGTGTAAGGCTCATCAGTTGCCTCATTCTAGATGATGTTGAAATTAAG GAAAATGCAGTTGTCATAAATTCTATTGTCGGCTGGAAGTCATCTATTGGGAGATGGGCACGTGTACAG GGTGACGGGGATTACAATGCAAAACTTGGGATTACTATCCTTG GAGAAGCTGTGGCAGTTGAAGATGAGGTGGTGGTGGTTAACAGCATCGTCCTACCAAACAAAACCCTAAACATTAGTGTACAAGAAGAGATCATCCTGTAA